AACTTCTGCCAAGAATGTAGGGATCTAGCTCTTGAAATCGACGTAAATCTGGATGGGGAAGCGGACCGTATGCTTTGAATTTAGGGGTGAGACTCATTGAAACAAATTCGTCGCAGACGATATTGATACCTTTTTCTTGATAGCTCTCTGCCTGGGCATCGAAGTTGTGAAAGAGATAGCTAGCAAACTTCGCCAATTTTTCTCCTGCAATGAGCCGGTCAGAAATTTCGTTCGATTGGAAATTGGAAAGTCGCGCGTAGAACGGGCGTCTTGCCATGTTAATCGCGATAGCTTCGCGCAAATGTTCACGAAAGCATTCTTTGGTCTTCGAAACTTCCTTGAATTTAGGAAAGGTATTCAAGCCGTCTTTACCAAGTTCATAAGATGCAACCACAGGATTGAGAAATCCGAGCGTCGCGAGTATAATCGCGGCTGTGAATTTTTTTGAGCTGGGCTTCATTACTTACCTCTTGGTCCTGATCGTTCACTTCGTGTGGGCCGCCTATCTGCTGGCCAGGCGTCTTGCTCCACTTGGCGTGGGGCCAATCCAGCATCCCGGACTCATCCTAGCCGGTTTAGTCGTCCTCAATGCACCGTCACTTTTAGTGTTCGTTGAAGGTTCTATTTTCCATTCTAAAAACATGGCGATAGCCCACGCAATTTACCACATAGTCTTAGCGCTTGACGAGGTTCTTCGTCTTCGAAGGGATCCTGTCAGAGGAGTCTTTCTTGTAAACCACCTCTACTGGGCAGCGGTCATTTTCGGGTTTGTATATTTTAACAAATTTCCTCGAGTGGAAAATCTTTCGACAGTCTATGAAGCGGTGATCGGATGCTGGGTATGAGTACTCAGAACGGGGTTCTGCCGGTGATGGAAGCCATAAGTCGGAATGGCGATAAGCCGGCACTGATTTTTCCGGACCGGAAGCCGGTCACTTTTGGTCAGCTTGAAATTCAAGCGGTCAAATACCGGAAAAAACTTAGGCAACTCGGCCTTCAAAAGTCTGACACGATTCTCCTTGGTGAGGCGCCTTCTCCTGAACTGTATGCAATTGTCTTGGCTGCTCTTGCAATGGGCGTTGCCGTAGCCGTTATTGAGCCTTGGATGCCAATCGCGGAAATCGAATCGGTCGCTCGAGGCTTAAACCCGAAACTGTTTTTGACAGGCCTTCTTGGTCGATTCTGGGGATTTCGTGTTCCCGCGATTCGCTCGATTCCGATTTGGAGCAGCACTTCAAAACTTCTTTCCAGCTGTCCTGATTTGCAGCCCGGCGATTCGCTCGAGGTGACGGACTTGCCAGATCATCATTTGGGCTTGGTTGCGTTTACAAGCGGGACGACGGGGCTCCCAAAAGGAGTACCTCGCCGGCATGGCTATTTACGGCATCAGCATCGCGTGCTGAAGTCAGCACTTCATCACGAAAGTCATGAAGGCCCAGAGCTTACGATTTTCACGAATTTCGTATTCGCAAATCTCGCAAGCTGTCGCGCATCTGTTGTGATTCCTTCTACCTGGAAAGCCAACGACCTTAAATGGGCATCCAGTTTGTCAGAAAAACTTCTTGCGCCCGAGACTGCTACAGTAGGACCAGCCTTCTTAAGACGCCTTTCGGTCGAAAGCGGTTTCGAGCGCCTTAATTCCATTCATGTCGGTGGTGCACTGACTGACGTTTCAATTTTTGAAGCGGCCTTTGGGAGATTTCGCGATGCTGAATTTCTTCACGTTTACGGAAGTTCGGAAGCAGAGCCAGTCGCGACTATGGGAGCGAAAGAAGCGGTGGAACTAAGTCGTGAAAGTGGCTACTTTCAAACTTTGGCGCTGGGGCGTCCAATTTCTGAAATCAATTCGAAGCTTGAGCTTTCGACGACGTGGGTATCGGGGGATCATGTTTGTCCGCTTTACATCGGTGCACCTGAAAATATTGAGAACGAAAACCGTTTAAATAAGCGAGTCGATGCCGATGGCACCGTCTGGCACGCGATGGGCGACCGGGTTAGATTAAGAGCAGGCGTTTGGTGGTATCTCGGACGAAGCTCACAAAGTGAAACTGATTTCATTCGCGAACAAGAATTGGCATTCGCGATAGATAGCAGCAAAGTCTTCTTGAATAGATCTATAGAGGGGCGCTGTGAGGTCTATTTTGAAGGGCTGCGTGAACGGCTTGTACGAGTTCGCGCAGAGGTCGAAAAATGGAAAGAGTCGGTCGACATTTATCATACGACAATTGTTCGTGACAGACGACACCGCGCTCGCATTGATCGAGAGTCTTCGAGAAAAAAATCTAAACTCATTGTGAGGATCTAAGTGAAGTCTTGGCTCATTTATCTAAAAGAACGTTTTCCGCTTCCGGTCTATTTTCTTCTTAGCGGCGGACTTGCTGCCTCGGGATCGGTTCTGGTTGGTCGTCCAATTATGACAATTCCGACTATGTACGCGTTTGGCTACGCTATGTGGTTGTTTGCGACTTTGAGGTTGATGGACGAGTTGAAGGACTATGACAAAGACGTTATTGCCCATCCTACGAGACCTCTACCCAGAGGGGTTTTGAAGGTCGGCGTCGTTGAAAAAGTCATCCATGGATCAATGATAGCGGGTGTCGCACTCAGTTTCGGTTTTTTCGTTTTCGATAAAATGGCTGCGATATTAGCACTGATAACCACTGCTTGGCTTTGGTTGATGTACAAAGAATTTTACCTGGGCGAGAAGCTTTCTAAGAGGCCGATTCTGTATGCGATCACTCATCAAATTATACTTATTCCCTTTTGTCTCGCGCTGTCCGCTGCACCCATAGAAGACGGGAACGTGAATTACTTTGTGTTTTGGTGGTCGATTGGCGTTTTGGGTTCTTTCTTTACCTATGAAGTTAGCCGAAAGCTTGATCCCAAGGCGCACGCAGTCCTTGGCACGTATTTAAGTGTATACGGAAAAGCGGGATGCATGGCTATCGTGATAGCGCTATTCATGTTGTGCTTTTTTTCTGGAATCAATGTCATGTTGCCGTTTTGGACGATTCCTTGGGCCGTTTTGACAGTGTTAAGCTACGGGCTTCTATGGACGCAAAACACTGATAAACCAGGAAAGATGCATAAAGTAATTGAAGGCTTCGCGACGCTGTCTCTTTTCTTTTTCATCTGGTCGCCCGCGCTATTCAATTTTTACGCGAAACTTGTAGAGCTTTAAGAAAGCAGGATTTCTAATGAATCACGTTTGCATTACTCGAAACGAACTAGAGATGCTTAGTAAAAGTGATCGGGAAAAGCTTTTACTTCATGAAGCGGGTGGAAAGGGGAAAAATCTTTGGCGAATGACGGAGCTTGGGGTTCCCGTACCGCCATGGTTTGTGGTGCGAGCGTCAAGTTTCGAGCTATTTTTAGAGAAAAATGGCTTGCGCGAAGTTATTGAAGAAGAACTCGAATCCCTACAGGCGGAAAGCGCAGGTGGAAAAAAAATCGAACCGCAGCGGTTTGATTCCGTTGCCGCTTCGATCGAAGCCATGATCCTAAAAGGTGAATTCGATCGCAGCTTCTTAAGTGAATTTGAAAACGCGTTTACTGGCTCAAGGCTTTCCGAAGGAGACTGTGCCGTCAGATCTTCTGGTCTCGATGAAGATTCAGCTTTAAATTCATTTGCGGGTCAGTTTTCGAGTTTTCTCTTTCAGAGCGGAATGGTACAAATTCTTGAATCGATAAAGAAGTGCTGGGCATCTGGTTTTTCTGGCCGAGCACTCAGCTACCGGCTTGAACGCGGTCTTGGATTGAACGGTATCTCTGTGGGAGTCGTCGTTCAAAAAATGGTTCACGCAGATCGTGCAGGTGTTGTGTTCAGCCGCAACCCCATTCGAGCCTTGGATCGCGAATCGTTACTGATCGCTTCTGTCTTTGGATTAGGAGAGGGTCTCGTTAGCGGTTACCTTGAGAGTGACAATTATGACGTGGTTCGAGATTCAGTTTCTGCCGGGGCACTGAAGTACAAAGCTGAACTAGTGATGAAAGATCAAGCCTTTCGCCGAGATCAAGTGGGGGGCCTGAAGATCGAAAGTGTGGACGACACGCTCCAAAAAGTTTCGTCGCTCAATGATCAAGAGGTAAAGACGATCGCCAAAATAGCTCTCGACCTCGAAGCGAGACTCGGAACTCCGCAAGATTGCGAATGGGCCATCGAGAATGGCGAAGTTTACTTTGTCCAAACTCGGCCAGTGACCAGTCTTCCGCCAGAGACTTATTTCCAACCAGCGGTTCGCGGACAAATGGCGACACTTTGGGACAATTCAAACATTATCGAAAGCTACTCCGGGGTCACTACGCCGCTGACATTTACTTTTGCGTCGCGGGCGTACCGACAAGTTTACATTCAGTTTTGCGAAGTGATGGGAATCCCGCAGGCATGGATCGACGAACGCGAAGAGGTGTTTCGCAACATGTTGGGCCTGATTCGTGGTCGCATCTATTATAACCTCGTCAACTGGTACAAGCTGGTTTTGCTGCTACCTGGGTCTGCGAACAATAAAAGTTTCATGGAAACCATGATGGGAGTAAAACAGGGTTTAAAGCCTGAGGTGACAAAGCTTTTCGAGTTCGTCAGTGATCCACCTAAATACAGCGTTACTCAAAAAGCCACTTTGCTTGTGATGACTTTCATTCGGTTTATCCGCATTGATGCTTTGGTTGCAGAATTCAACCGGAACTTTGTCGTGACCTATGAGGATGCGCGGAAACGACCTTACCGCACTTACAGCTTTGATCGGCTGGTCGAAGAATATCACAGGTTAGAAGATCGATTTTTAAAGCGATGGCAAGTACCGATCATCAACGACTATCTTTGTATGATATTTTTTGGACTTCTAAAAAAGTTAACAGAGAAGTGGGTTGCCGCAGGCGACGTGGGTAGTTCGCTGCAAAATGATCTCTTGTGCGGCCAAGGGGATCTTGAAAGTACAGAGCCAACGAAGACGTTGATGAGGATTGCCGCGACCATAGATACGCCAACTGCCATCTCACCGAAGTCGGCCACCGGAAATGCGGCTCTTCGTGAATGGTTCTTGATGGAAAAGCCGGGCGCCATTTGGAAAAGTTTAGTTCAAGGTGATAAACCCGAGATCAAAGCGCTGTTCGATCGCTTTTTAGATCTCTATGGATTTCGCTGCATCAACGAATTGAAACTCGAAGAAAGTGATCTGCATGACGATCCGACGTTTGTCGTTGGAAGTGTGCAGAGCTACGTACGATCGGGCTCCTATGACATTGCTAAAATGGAAAAGCGCGAACAAGAAATTCGAGGCCAAGCCGAGATCACGCTGAAAACAAAACTGTCAGGTCCAAAGCTTTGGATTTATCGCTGGGTCTTGAATGAAACTCGTCGCGCGGTCAGAAACCGCGAGAACCTAAGATTTGCCCGTACCAAGGTTTTCGGTGTCGCGCGCAACATTATCCGCGCGATGGGGCTTAAGCTATTTGAATTAGGAGTTCTAAAAAACGAGCGCGATGTTTTCTTTCTTACGATTGAAGAGCTAATTGCTTTCAACGAAGGCAGAACAGTGACGTTGAATATCGCAGAACTCACGGCTATTAGAAGACGAGAATTTGCGCAGTTTGATAAATCTCCGCCTCCTCCAGACCGATTTCTGCTGGAAGGGGCCGTCGCCATCAGTCTTCCGTATGCGCAGATTCTATCGGAACTGGATTTACTTCGATCCGAACGACCGAAGTCGGACGATCCCAATGTTCTAATTGGAACGCCCTGTTGCCCAGGGATCGTTGAGGGTGTTGTCCGTGTTGTAAAAGAAATGAAAGACGCGGAGGGCATCAATGGTGAGATTCTTGTGACAGAACGCACAGATCCAGGTTGGGTCCCGCTTTATCCAAGCTGCTCTGGCCTCTTAATAGAGCGCGGAAGTCTTTTGTCTCACTCTGCGGTGGTCGCTCGTGAACTCGGTTTACCGACAATTGTTGGAATTTCTGGTGGGCTACTGAAAAAGCTTAAGACGGGTGACCGGGTCCGAGTTGATGGCGCAAAAGGCGAGGTTAGAAAACTATGAGTTATTTGATTCGTGAAGTTACGCCTCAGGAATTTGTTGAATATTACGGCGAACCGAGTCGCGATCGACTTGCGCGTTTTGTTTTGGCACCAGTCACATTTCCTCGCGGATTTTTCTTTGCCTGCCGGGAAGGAAACTCGACGCCAGTTGCACGAATAGCGGTCTCAAAGTCCGTGGAGCTGGAAGGCAGTAAGTCAGGAGCGGCCGTTGGTTTTTTCAGTGGAAACACCGACGCGATGGGTGAACTTCTAACTCATGTGGATCTTTGGTCGGAGGCCAACGGAGTGTCGAAGATCTTTGGGCCGATGATTTACAACACTTGGTTTCCCTATCGCGCGAAAATGTACAGCCATCAAGTCGGCCCAAGCGGCGATGGTCAGATTGATTACACTTGGGAGCCTCACCAGCCGCGAGGTGACGAAAATGCTTGGCAAGCTCATGGCTATAAGGTCATTGAAACTTATGCGACGCGCGCGCTTAATGGACTTTCGGAATTTACCTCACGTCAACTTCCAGCCTTGGACCATTCAATTGAGCAGGGATTCACATCCCATTCATTTTCTTCTTTGATGAGTAAACCCGCCGATCGAATTCGGCTCTTGAATGATTTGTTTGATTTGACGATGGAAAGCTTTAAGGGTGCCTTCTTGTTTTTGCCGATTTCAAGAGAGCACTTTCATCAGCTTTATGTTGCCGGACTTTCAGAGATCAAAGACCTTTCTATGTCGTTCCTCATTCGATCGAAGGACGGAAAACCTGCAGCGTTCAGTTTTGCTTTTCCTGACGGTCGTTACATCGTTGTTAAAACGCTAGCCGTGGGTGAGGAATTCAGGGGCAAAAAGCTTTCCAATGCCGCAATGGCACTTTCGTGCCAAGTGGCTTTGGGTCAAGGTTTGGACAAGATGATTCACGCGCTTATGCGGCGAGGCAATATAAGCGAAAATTTTGGTGGGAAATCTGAACTTTTGTGGGAGCACCAATACGCACTCTTTGCCAAAGAGCCGAAATCTCGCTAGCAGTCATTCACAATGAAGAATCGAATTAATCTGCTTTTGTCTTTTGCCCTAGCGCTCATATTTCTCACAGGTTCAACACTCACTTCTGTGGTGGCGTTGGCGTCAGGCGCACCGACCAGTTTTGAGCGTCATCAGCTTCGGCCGAAATTGATTGTCGTCCTTGTAATTGATCAATGCCGCTCTGACTTTTTAACTCGTTTTGCAAAACGAATGGAAGCTAGTCGGTCGCGCGGCCTAAGCTATCTGATGAAAAATGGCGCCTACTACCCAAATGCGAAATACGACATCTTGCAAAGTATGACTTGCCCTGGTCACGCCACGGTTTTGACCGGCGCCTATCCCAATCAGATGGGGATTCCGCTTAACGAATGGTACGACACATCGATTAAAGAAGAAGTTTATTGCGCCGCCGATCCGTCAAGCCCGATCGTTGGGCGAGAGGCCCCTGCCAAAGAGGGAATGAGTCCGCGCCGTCTTGTGGGATCGACTGTTGGAGACGAACTCAAGATTGCGGGTTATGGCACTAGAACGGTCGCGATCGCTTTGAAAGATCGATCGGCGATCATGATGGGCGGGCACTTAGCGAATCTTTCGCTGTGGGTTGAAGATGGAAAATGGGTTTCCTCGAAGTACTATTTAAAAGACGGAAAGCTTCCGGATTGGGTCACGCAATTAAATAAAAAAATTGAGAGCGAACGTGGACAAGTGTTTGAATGGGAAGTCCCGGGCGCACCGTCGGGTTTGACGTCTCCGTCTTCCTCGGCCAAAAAGAAAGTGAAAGTCGTGATTGATGCAAAGGAGGCCTTTGCGACTCAATACGGAGTGAAGGTGACAACCGATGCGGCGATAAAAGCGGTCGCAGAATTTAAACTTGGTAAGGGTCCGCACACGGATATTCTGGCCGTTAGTTATTCGTCCCACGATCTCCTCGGTCACCAAAAAGGTCTTCAGGCTCCCGAGATGGAAGACCTTACTATGTACGAAGATGAGAGCATTGGGCTTTTGATCGAGGCCATTGATTCCGCTGTCGGTTTGAAAAATGTAGTTTTCGCTATGACAGGTGATCATGGAGTTGCGCCGGCCGTGCAGGTCGTGAAGCCATTGGGAATAGATGCAGGCACTTTTGACAAGTCTCTTGTTCAGGAGGCCGGCGAACATTTGGAAAAGAAGTTCGGAAAGAGTCGACTTGGTCCTTTCATTTTACGAGTACGATCGTTTAACTTCTATCTTGATCCCGCCGTGATTTTGGCAAAGAAACTTCGGCGCGAAGATGTAGAGGCGGAATTGAAATCGTTTTTACTTCAAGCAAAAGCCAACGGGGAAATCGGCCGAGCGGGCGTTGCTGATGCGTTCACTCGCACAGAATTTGAGAAAAAACTTTTTCCCACTGGCCGATTCGGACGTCAGCTTCGAAATACTTATGTCGTCGGAAAATCTGGTGACGTAATACTTATTCCGAAGCCTTTCTGGGTCTCGGAAGGCGCCTTCGCGACCCATTTAACTGGCTATGAATATGACCGATCTGTACCTTTAATTTTAGCAGGTGAGCGCTTCAAGGCCGGAGTTTATGCCGAGCCAGCGGAGGTCACCGATTTGGCGCCCACGCTAAGCCATATACTTGGACTTGTGGCGCCGTCTGGATCTGACGGACGTATCCTTCACGAAAGTTTGAAGCCTTAAGGCAGGGAATCAGCCAGACACTGATGGCCTAGAAACTCGCAAGACAGCATTTGCTACCCCGGAACCTGGGTATTTCACGGCC
This region of Deltaproteobacteria bacterium genomic DNA includes:
- a CDS encoding alkaline phosphatase family protein; translation: MKNRINLLLSFALALIFLTGSTLTSVVALASGAPTSFERHQLRPKLIVVLVIDQCRSDFLTRFAKRMEASRSRGLSYLMKNGAYYPNAKYDILQSMTCPGHATVLTGAYPNQMGIPLNEWYDTSIKEEVYCAADPSSPIVGREAPAKEGMSPRRLVGSTVGDELKIAGYGTRTVAIALKDRSAIMMGGHLANLSLWVEDGKWVSSKYYLKDGKLPDWVTQLNKKIESERGQVFEWEVPGAPSGLTSPSSSAKKKVKVVIDAKEAFATQYGVKVTTDAAIKAVAEFKLGKGPHTDILAVSYSSHDLLGHQKGLQAPEMEDLTMYEDESIGLLIEAIDSAVGLKNVVFAMTGDHGVAPAVQVVKPLGIDAGTFDKSLVQEAGEHLEKKFGKSRLGPFILRVRSFNFYLDPAVILAKKLRREDVEAELKSFLLQAKANGEIGRAGVADAFTRTEFEKKLFPTGRFGRQLRNTYVVGKSGDVILIPKPFWVSEGAFATHLTGYEYDRSVPLILAGERFKAGVYAEPAEVTDLAPTLSHILGLVAPSGSDGRILHESLKP
- a CDS encoding AMP-binding protein; the encoded protein is MSTQNGVLPVMEAISRNGDKPALIFPDRKPVTFGQLEIQAVKYRKKLRQLGLQKSDTILLGEAPSPELYAIVLAALAMGVAVAVIEPWMPIAEIESVARGLNPKLFLTGLLGRFWGFRVPAIRSIPIWSSTSKLLSSCPDLQPGDSLEVTDLPDHHLGLVAFTSGTTGLPKGVPRRHGYLRHQHRVLKSALHHESHEGPELTIFTNFVFANLASCRASVVIPSTWKANDLKWASSLSEKLLAPETATVGPAFLRRLSVESGFERLNSIHVGGALTDVSIFEAAFGRFRDAEFLHVYGSSEAEPVATMGAKEAVELSRESGYFQTLALGRPISEINSKLELSTTWVSGDHVCPLYIGAPENIENENRLNKRVDADGTVWHAMGDRVRLRAGVWWYLGRSSQSETDFIREQELAFAIDSSKVFLNRSIEGRCEVYFEGLRERLVRVRAEVEKWKESVDIYHTTIVRDRRHRARIDRESSRKKSKLIVRI
- a CDS encoding phosphoenolpyruvate synthase, producing the protein MNHVCITRNELEMLSKSDREKLLLHEAGGKGKNLWRMTELGVPVPPWFVVRASSFELFLEKNGLREVIEEELESLQAESAGGKKIEPQRFDSVAASIEAMILKGEFDRSFLSEFENAFTGSRLSEGDCAVRSSGLDEDSALNSFAGQFSSFLFQSGMVQILESIKKCWASGFSGRALSYRLERGLGLNGISVGVVVQKMVHADRAGVVFSRNPIRALDRESLLIASVFGLGEGLVSGYLESDNYDVVRDSVSAGALKYKAELVMKDQAFRRDQVGGLKIESVDDTLQKVSSLNDQEVKTIAKIALDLEARLGTPQDCEWAIENGEVYFVQTRPVTSLPPETYFQPAVRGQMATLWDNSNIIESYSGVTTPLTFTFASRAYRQVYIQFCEVMGIPQAWIDEREEVFRNMLGLIRGRIYYNLVNWYKLVLLLPGSANNKSFMETMMGVKQGLKPEVTKLFEFVSDPPKYSVTQKATLLVMTFIRFIRIDALVAEFNRNFVVTYEDARKRPYRTYSFDRLVEEYHRLEDRFLKRWQVPIINDYLCMIFFGLLKKLTEKWVAAGDVGSSLQNDLLCGQGDLESTEPTKTLMRIAATIDTPTAISPKSATGNAALREWFLMEKPGAIWKSLVQGDKPEIKALFDRFLDLYGFRCINELKLEESDLHDDPTFVVGSVQSYVRSGSYDIAKMEKREQEIRGQAEITLKTKLSGPKLWIYRWVLNETRRAVRNRENLRFARTKVFGVARNIIRAMGLKLFELGVLKNERDVFFLTIEELIAFNEGRTVTLNIAELTAIRRREFAQFDKSPPPPDRFLLEGAVAISLPYAQILSELDLLRSERPKSDDPNVLIGTPCCPGIVEGVVRVVKEMKDAEGINGEILVTERTDPGWVPLYPSCSGLLIERGSLLSHSAVVARELGLPTIVGISGGLLKKLKTGDRVRVDGAKGEVRKL